In Papaver somniferum cultivar HN1 chromosome 1, ASM357369v1, whole genome shotgun sequence, a genomic segment contains:
- the LOC113290199 gene encoding AP-2 complex subunit sigma-like, producing MIRFILLQNRQGKTRLAKYYVPLEESEKHKVEYEVHRLVVNRDPKYTNFVEFRTNKVIYRRYAGLFFSMCVDITDNELAYLECIHLFVEILDHFFSNVCELDLVFNFHKVYLILDEFILAGELQETSKKAIIERMGELEKQE from the exons ATG ATTCGATTCATATTGTTGCAAAACAGACAAGGCAAAACTCGTCTTGCAAAGTATTACGTTCCTCTTGAGGAATCTGAGAAGCACAAGGTTGAATACGAG GTTCATCGTCTGGTGGTTAATAGGGATCCCAAGTACACGAATTTTGTCGAG TTCCGTACAAACAAGGTTATCTACAGACGATATGCAGGACTGTTTTTCTCCATGTGTGTTGATATAACGGATAATGAGTTAGCGTACTTGGAGTGCATCCATTTATTTGTCGAAATATTGGATCATTTCTTCAGTAATGTTTGTGAGCTAGATCTGGTTTTCAATTTCCATAAG GTATATCTAATTCTCGATGAATTTATTCTGGCTGGAGAGCTCCAGGAAACAAGTAAAAAG GCTATCATTGAGAGAATGGGGGAGTTGGAAAAACAAGAGTGA
- the LOC113290195 gene encoding COBRA-like protein 2, with protein sequence MAVNLLSAALAILLLALVCNQADCYNSLDPHGNITVTFDIHKWTSDGYMARVTIQNYYQYRHVEKPGWALGWSWAKGEIIWSMIGAFATQQGNCSAFKNQMIPHSCKKNPTIADLMEDAKAEKRSDNCCHGGLLSAWAIDSSKSFSSFEIVVGNLEGNSSGHMPRNLTLMAPGPGYTCGAFGDTDPTIYLDNDGRREMQVFRTWKATCTYSSFIANKAPVCCVSLSTFYNPTITPCPAAAVHVDLLPTMVQARA encoded by the exons ATGGCAGTTAATCTTCTTTCAGCTGCTCTAGCAATACTTTTGTTGGCACTTGTGTGCAATCAGGCAG ATTGTTACAACTCTTTAGATCCGCACGGAAACATCACTGTTACTTTCGACATACATAAATGGACATCAGATGGCTATATG GCAAGAGTGACTATCCAAAACTACTACCAGTATCGCCACGTGGAGAAGCCAGGTTGGGCACTAGGATGGTCGTGGGCCAAAGGTGAAATAATATGGTCAATGATTGGTGCTTTTGCAACACAACAAGGGAATTGTTCAGCTTTTAAGAATCAAATGATTCCACATTCATGCAAGAAAAATCCAACGATTGCTGATTTAATGGAAGATGCTAAAGCGGAGAAAAGATCAGACAACTGCTGTCATGGTGGACTTCTTTCTgcatgggcaattgattcttcaaaATCCTTTTCTAGTTTTGAAATAGTAGTTGGCAATTTGGAGGGAAATTCTTCTGGTCATATGCCTCGGAATCTCACTTTAATGGCTCCCGGACCTGGTTACACTTGCGGAGCATTTGGAGACACCGACCCCACCATTTATCTAGACAATGATGGTAGAAGAGAAATGCAAGTTTTCA GGACTTGGAAAGCAACATGTACTTACTCTTCCTTCATAGCTAACAAGGCTCCGGTTTGTTGTGTTTCTCTCTCTACATTTTACAATCCTACTATCACTCCGTGTCCCGCTGCAGCTGTACATGTAGACTTGCTGCCGACAATGGTGCAGGCTCGTGCATAG